The Chryseolinea soli nucleotide sequence ATGTGATCCGCTGTCGTGAACATCCTGTAAGTATTGTCGTTGGCGCGTGTTGAGCGGGCCGATCTTCTGATCGATCAACAACTCCGAGAACCCCAGGATGGCATTGAGGGGCGTGCGCAGTTCGTGCGACATGTTGGCCAGGAAATCGCTCTTGAGCCGGTTGGCCTCCAGGATCTTTCGCTCGGTGATGTCGATGATGGAGGCCAGCACGAGGTTGCCTTCCTGCGACTCGATTGGATTCAACCCGATCTCTACGGGAAATTCACTGCCGTCTTTGCGCAACGCATAAAGATCCCGACCCACGCCCATCGGACGCATCTGCGGCATGGCAAAAAAAGTGGCGCGGTAGTGTGGATGCATGTTGCGAAAGCGGGAGGGTATGAGCAACTCCACCTCTTTGCCCAACAATTCCGGCCGCGCATAGCCGAACAGTTTTTCCGTCGCGCCATTCACCAACGCAATGCGCCCTTCTTGATTGATGAGGACAATGGCATTGGGCGCCGACTCCACCACCAACCGGAAGCGTTCTTCTGCGCGTTTGCGCTCCGTGATGTCGATGATCGCGGCCAGCACCATGGGCCCTTCCGGAGTTTCCATGGGATTGAGACCGATCTCGACGGGAAACTCGGTACCATTTTTTCTGCGGGCAAACAAGTCGCGCCCCGCGCCCATGGTGCGTGTTTTCGGAGCATCCATAAACTTATCACGCCATTGGGGGTGATGATACTTAAACTGTTCCGGCAGCAACAACTCGACGGGATGATCGATAAGCTCTTCGCGCGTATAGCCAAATAATTTTTCCGTTTGCCCGTTCACAAGATTTATTTTGCCTTCGCGATTCACCAATACCATGGCGTTGGGCGCCGACTCAACCACCAACCGAAATCTTTCTTGTGCCAACCGGCCTTCATGTGGTCGCGAGATCTTGATGAAGCCGGTAACACCAGTGTGGTCGTCGTGCAAGGCCGTGATCACCTCACTGGTCCAGAAGGCCCGGTTGTTTTTGCCTACGCGCCACCCTTCGTGCAATGCTTTGCCTTTGTCGGTGGCTTCTTTCAACAGGCTTTCGGGTATCCCGGCGGTTTGATCTTCGACGGTGTAAAACATGCTGAAAGACTTTTCCAACACCTCTTCGAGCCGGTAGCCTTTCATTTTTTCGGCGCCTTTGTTCCATCTTTTAACATGGCCTTCCTTATCGAGCAATAAAATGGCGTATTCGTCCACTTCGTCAAGTGCCTCCCAGTGAAATTCATCCGTGTTTTTCATGTAGCGTCGCGTGTTGGTCCCAATGCATCTACCGGTCCGGGCTAGGCTTACTCGACAAGACAGCTCCCGGAAAAAATCAATCGCCTTCAAAAGACAAAGCCCATCACATGCTTCGGAGGCGAAGCCATGGATGGGCTTCGATCAAGGTACGGAATTGCCTATACGCTCACAAACATTGCATGGAAAAATTGGGCGACTTGTCTGACGTCTTGAAGCCGACGGTGTTGAGCAGGATCTTGAAGCCGGCAGATATTTTAACGAAATACGTTTTACCTTGCGGGTATCTGGATAAACCAAACGGTCAAAATGAGGCTAGTCTTACCCGTCATCGTCGTTTCTCAATTCTTTTGTACTTCACTTTGGTTTGCCGGAAATGCGATTGCACCAGACATCGCCAGGGATCTTCACCTTGAACAACACTTTTTAGCGCACCTCACAAGCGCCATACAATTTGGCTTTATTTCCGGGACCTTATGTTTTGCGGTCTTTTCAATTTCGGATCGTTTCTCTCCTTCCCTGGTATTTTTTTGTAGCTCCATCTTCGCCGGACTTTTCAACCTGGGAATGAGTATCCCGGGGATCCATACTACCGAATTGCTTCTGTTCAGATTTTTAACCGGATTTTTTCTGGCCGGCATATACCCCGTGGGTATGAAGATAGCATCCGATCACTATAAGGAAGGTCTCGGAAAGTCCCTGGGCTTTTTGGTGGGGGCTTTAGTGCTGGGCACAGCATTTCCCCATTTATTGAAAAACAGTATATCGGGCTTCCCCTGGAGATATATTGTGTATGCCACCACCGCCCTATCGGGCTTGGGCGGGCTTTGCATTTTGCTATTCGTGCCCAACGGTCCCTATCGCAAAGCGGGTCAAAAATTGAACCTGAACGAATTCATGAAAGGATTCAGACTTCCCGACTTTCGGGCGGCGTCGTTTGGATATTTTGGGCACATGTGGGAGTTGTACACCTTCTGGGCATTTCTGCCGTTGATGCTGATGAACTATAACCACCGCTACCCGGAGACGAATCTGAACGTTTCGCTGTGGTCATTCCTGATCATTGCATCGGGTGGGCTAGCGTGTGTTTTTAGCGGGGTCGTTTCACAATTTCTTGGGGCAAAGAAAGTGGCCACTATAGCGCTATCCTTGTCGTGCTTATGTTGTGTGACATCGCCGCTTTTCCTTTTATCCGACTCCATTATTATACTGATTGTCTTTCTGATCTTTTGGGGACTTGTAGTAATCGCCGACTCTCCCTTGTTTTCAACCCTGGTCGCGCGGAGTGCGCCGGAAGAATCGCGGGGCACTTCACTCACCATCGTGAATTGCATCGGATTTTCGATCACCATTGTGAGTATTCAATTTATAAACGCGATTTCGGATAGCGTGAATGCGCAATATGTTTATACGCTACTGGCCATTGGGCCGGTGTTTGGGCTTATCGCTTTGTTGAAAAAAGAGAAATCGAGCGCGCCTAATGCGTCACATGCATAACCAAAGACTAAGCCTTCTAGCATCCTTTTCCCCATTGTTTAAAAACTAGTTGTGCGACCGGCGTGAATTGCGGTGAAAGGCATTCCGCAGCGATCTTGATCTTGTAGTGTGAAATTCAACCCGTAGATCTCTATCCCCGGATCACGCTTCCATTTATTGGAAAAATGTAACTTTAAGCGTACTTTAGACACTTATAAATTCAAAAAGCATAAATCTTTAAAAAAAGACCACTTTTTCGAACATGAAGACTTCAAAAATCGCCGGAATAATTTTGATCGCGACCGTCTCCATTGCATGGCTGAGCTGCAGCAAGCCCGAGCAGTCGTCAACGCAGAAGCGCTATCCGATTTCCTCCATTGATATCAAGAATGTTATTCTCACCGATAGCTTCTGGCTCCCCAAGGTCAAATTGATTCAAGACACCACCATCAAACATGCTTTTGAAAAGTGCGCCGAGGAAGGACGCATGGAAAATTTTTTGATCGCTGGCAAAACCATGGAAGGAAAGGCGAGGGGCAAGATGCCGTTTGACGACACCGATCTGTACAAGACCATTGAAGGCGCTTCTTATTCTTTGATCAGCATGCCCAATCCCAAGTTGGATGCCTATCTCGATTCGATCATCTCCATCATCAAAATTGGGCAGGAGCCGGACGGATACCTCACCACGTGGTTCACCATCGACCGGACCAGCCCGCCTGCCGATTGGGTTAAGCCTTCCAAGGAGAGATGGGAAAATGAGATCACAAGCCACGAACTTTATAACAGCGGCCACTTGTTCGAAGCGGCTGCTGCCCACTATTGGGCTACGGGAAAGAGAAACCTGTTGGATATCGCGCTCAAAAATGCCGACTTGCTGGTGGCAAACTTTAAACCCGGCCATTTGCAGCGCCCTCCCGGTCACCAAATTGTAGAGACCGGTCTGATTAAACTGTACGACATCACCCACAACGAAGATTATCTAAAGCTTTCAAAATATTTTATTGATCTGCGGGGAGACAGCACTACCCACCCACTATACGGCGCTTACTATCAGGACCACGAACCCGTAATTGATCAATCAGAAGCTGTGGGTCACGCCGTGAGAGCCGAATATTTGTATGCAGGCATGACCGACATCGCCGCCATTTACCACAACCCCTCGTATTCAAAGGCGCTCGACAAAATATGGGACAACACGGTGAACAAAAAAATGTACATCACCGGGGGTGTAGGAGCAAGACACGACGGCGAAGCCTTTGGCGATGACTTTGAACTTCCCAACCTTTCGGCATATGGCGAAACCTGTGCCGCCATTGGAAGTGTTTGGTGGAATCAGAAAATGTTCATGCTTTCCGGCGATGCCAAATACTACGACATCGTGGAGCGGACCCTCTACAACGGTTTGATCTCCGGTATGTCGACGGACGGCAAGATGTTTTTCTACACCAACCCCTTGGAGTCTGACGGCAAATTTCAGTTTAATAAAGGAGCCTGCACGCGCCAATCGTGGTTTGATTGCTCGTGTTGTCCCACCAATATGATTCGTTTCATTCCGTCGCTGGCGGGGTTGATCTATGCTTCCAAAGAAGACACCGTGTATGCCAACTTGTTCATATCAAGCCAGGCGCAATTGCAAAGCAAAAACGGGAAGATCAAATTAAGTCAACAAACGGGCTATCCCTGGAGAGGAAACGTGACCTTCACGATCGAGCCCGAAAAGAAAACAAAATTCACTTTGCAAATCCGTGTTCCAGGCTGGCTCAGAAATGAAGCCGTGCCCGGAAATCTTTATGCTTACGTGAATGCCCAGCCTGCAGAACCCTCGTTGAGCATCAACGGAAAAAAGGAAAAGCCACAGATTTCAAATGGCTACATGACCCTTACGAAAGAATGGGAAAAAGGTGATGTGGTTGAGCTGTCGTTGCCCATGAACATTCACAAAGTAATGACCAATGGACCCGTTGCGGACAACAAGAACAAGGTGGCTTTCGAACGAGGCCCGATTGTTTATTGCGCAGAAGGAATAGACAACCCGAATCTTTCAACCCTTGCATTGCCTGACGATGTTAGCTTGCAATCGAAGAAGAAGGATCTTTTGGGCCAATCGGTGAATGTACTCACCGGAAAAATTCAAAACGAAAACCTGACATTGATTCCGTACTACTTGTGGTCGAATAGAGGCGTTGGCCAAATGAAAGTGTGGCTGCCACAAACGGAACCTAAGGCAAAATTGTAAAGGAGTTGGTTGGCCGACCGCTTTGCCGTGGCGAGCGATAAGAAACTACTTGCTATTGTGCCGGCTGTCCATCATCTGCTCCTGATGGTTGGATACATACGCTACCAATTCGCTTGTGGCCGCGTTAAGCTCTTCTGAGCAGGTGATCAACTTGTCGGCGATGAGTTCGAATTCTTTTTGATCGACGACATTTTTTATCACCAGCGAGGAAAGCCCGTTGATGCGCGCCAGGGGTCCGCGGATGCCGTGTGATGCGCGAAAGGCAATGGATTCCAACAGCGAGATGGTTTCCTCTTGCAGTTTGTCGTGCATTTTCCGTTCGGTGATGGACAAGCCCAGCGTAAGAAAGCTTTTTACTACGCCATCACTGTCGCGTATGGGGATCACGATGCAGTCAAACCAAATGAGTGTCCCCTGTTTTGTTTTGTGCTCCACTTCGCCTCGCCAGGTCTCTCCCTTCATGAGGATTTGTCTTCTTTCTGTGAAGAATGCCTCGGGATGATTAATGGATGTCAGAACCCGGTAGTGATTGCCAATAAGTTCTTCCTGGGTGTAGCCCGAGACCGCGATCACCTGGTCGTTAACTTTTATGAAGTTGCCGTCGAGGTCGCTCACGGCAGAGTAGATGCTCACATCGATGGCATCGATATAGGCCTGGAGCTGGGCACTTTTTTGCCGCACCATCAGGTCGAGGTTTTCCGAGAATGCCGTCAGCTCTTCATTCGTTGCCTGGAGCTCTTCGTTCATGGCCTGCGTTTCGCGATTCGCCTGTGTCAATTTTTCGGCGTAGTCCCGGATCAGCCACCGGAACACCAGCGATTGGGCGAGCACGATAAAGCCGGAAAGAAACATGATGGAGTTTTGGGCTATCGCGTAGGGAACCGTTGGGTTGGGAACAAACGGTTCGTGGCTGTCATACCACTGATAGGCAACGTAACACAGGAAAGCGAACAGGAAGGAAAGAAAAACATGCTTTAATTTATTGAACACGACCACCGAGCAACAGCCAAGCGCGATGAGGAGATATTCCGTGCCCGAACGCCTTTCCAGGAGGGCTAGGGTTAAAACCATAGCCATGAATACGTAGGAAACAACAAAGCGGGCCGCCCGGAAGTGGAACCTGGAATGCAGGAAAAGGACCAGCAGGATCATGGGCACGTAACCCAACGCTTGCAATACACTCAACGAGCCCAACAGGACAAATACGATGACAAACAAAATGGTGAGGACCAGCGACATGACCAGGAAAGCATTGATGGACAACAGTCGTGCCCTCTCTGACTGATCCATCCCCGCGTGGTGGCCAAGGTGGATGAGTTTATTCAGGTATTCTTTCATTTGCCGCAGCTTCTGATTCTTGTTGCTAACACAATCCGGGTGTCATAAGCCCGGATGCTTGTTTCTATCTAAAGATAGCAATTATTCCACGGTTGGGATGGACCCACAATTATGGTGATGTTCCATAGCTATTTTCGAAAGAAGTCATTCGTCACACCTGTTTTTAATGACCGCTAACAGTCTTTCCTGAAAGTCCGTCAAAAGTCTTTGTCCCCAGAAGGAGCTATAACCGTTGATATGGGTGTCAAGCCGGTAGGTGGAAGATAGCGTCAATTTTGTTTGTTGCGCGCCCATTGGCTCCAGGTCATACGATGCATTCAAAAAAACGAAATGATTTCCTTTCAGGATGTGTTGATCGAAAACAGTCTGTCTGATCGACGACGGAATGATGGCAATCGTGAACCCTACGCTTTTATTTCGCTCCCATGTGGTCACCGTTTCTTTAAACGTCAGCCCTCCCTCGAAGTGCCCGATTCGCGTTGCTCCAACCGTGTCCCGGTCAAGTTCTGCATAGAGCGGTCTGGGGATGCCGGCATAGTTGAAAAAACCTTTTTTGTATTCCTCGGGGCGGATCGCTTTCACCCTGACGATATTTTCCCAAACGGTCTCGGGTTTGGCGTGGATGATGACGACGGTTTCTACTTCGAAGGTCTGGGATGGTGCCGGGAATTTCACTTCCGCAAACCCGGCCAGCAGTGGCACAAGAAAGAGGGAATAAAGTACCCCATTCTTATTTCTTCTCCTTTCAATGAGTTTTCCAAAAATAATGCCCCCTAAGCCGGCGGCGATGAGAAACGGGATCGAAATGATCACAATGCAAATCATATCTTCTTTGCCCGTCCAAAAGGCAATCACAAAAAAAAGAAAGACGGCGAGGATCGGGCGGGTTATGCAATAGCGATTTGATGCGAGCTGTTCTTTCGTGGCAAAAAATAAGGGCGTGATGCCAATAACGAACGGTACGATCCAAACGAAGGTGATGGAAAACAGATCGGCAAAATCGAGGTTGTGCTGTATCCCAAAAAATTCCCTCATGATCAGTCCGTAGAACGAACCGATGATGATGCCGCCATATTTTGTAAAGATGTTTCTTATTTTCATTTCGCTTGATGAAACGCCACGCCAAAATAACGACGAAAAGTGTCATGGTAAAATTTCCACGCCTTGGTCTCGCTGTTGAAATGGCTCGTATTCTAGCAGTCCATCTCTTATCAAACAATCTTTTAATCGGTTGTCGAATCTGGGATCTTCCCCGTAGGTGTTACCGTCGGGTAACCCAAATCCTATTTTGAACCCCAACATCGGATAGGTATAAACGCTGTCGCAACCGAACGAGGAATACAGGTTCCAAAGCCAAAAACCATAGATTGGCTTCCCGTCCACCACGACGGCAACGGGTAATCCCTCCAATGGAATTTTTAACCTTTGTATTTTCGCTCGTCCCGCCTCATTCAGTTGAACCCTCTGACTGTTCCAGTCAAAATATTCGACGTCCGATCGTTCAATTAAGGGCTCATCAAAGAGGACATCTTTTGTTGGGTCAAGGCAATAGCGACAGGCCGATGCCTTTATGAGGTCAGGGTAGATCTCCTTAACCCGATAGACCTCAAATCCCCGCTCGTATTGGCAAGACGAACAAAAAAGCAATGCAGATAAGTGGAATAAGACGTTTCGCCGGAGTGCGCTGTTTTTCATTTCTCTGTATATTTATCAGGGTTCGAGCAAGGGTCGTACCGAATCATATCCTTAGGAAGGAAAACCCGGATCGATCGCGAATACGAGGTCTTACCCGTCGAAGCCGCCCAAATACCACGGGCGCCTTTTATAACGCATTCTCTACGATCGAGACCTATTTAGAAGCGCGGACAGGTGAAAGAGGGAAAAGAATGATTAGAAAAGTGACAAGGTTGGCTCTTCTTTTATTATAGGCATAGCGGCACCAGGGAAGCCATCTATTCGAGAAAACTTATAGAACATGAAAAATAAGCGAAGAGATTTCCTGAAGCTTACAGGGATGACCGGTCTTGGCTTAGCCACGGGTGGTCTTTCCAGTGTTTTTGGTGCAACCGTAAATCATTCAAATGCCATGGAGAAAAATTCCGCTCTAAAAAATGCTATTGTGGACGACAAGAACTCCAGCGTGATCGGCGCCTATGGCAAATGGGCCGCAGGCTTGATCGATAACAAATTGCCCGCCTTGTCATTCCGGAAAAAGGAATTTACTAACCTGGATGCATGGAAGAAAGATGCCCGCAAGCGACTAACGGAACGACTCGCGATACCGGAGATGGGAGGGACTCCCGTGGTAACGGTTAAAAAACAGTATTCATACGACGGCCTGCACATCGAAGAACTGAGCTGGCAACTACCGTACGGAGCGGCAACGGACGCCATTCTGCTAAAGCCCGTGAATGCCAAGGGAAAGTTGCCGGGTGTCCTGGCGTTTCACGATCACGGAGGCGTGAAATATTTCGGCACGCGGAAAATAACCCGCACGTCGGACACGCTTCACCCGCTCATGGCCGAGCATCAAAAGTTCTATTATGAAGATCTGGCCTGGGCTAACGAAGTGGCTAAACGCGGCTACGTGGTGCTGGTTTCCGATGCCTTTCCGTTTGCGAGCCGGCGGGTGTTGATGAACGATGTCGCCCCGGAATCTTTGCGTCATGGATTGACGGATGACGACCCGGAAAGTGTAGAGCACATCGAGGCGTATAACAAATGGGCCTCCGACCATGAGCACATCATGTCTAAATCTTTGTACAGCGCGGGAACAACCTGGGCCGGTGTGTTCTTTGGCGAAGACAAAAAGGCGCTGGACATCTTGTGCAATCGCCCCGACGTGGATGTGAAAAATATAGGCTGCTGTGGACTCTCGGGCGGCGGCATGCGCACCGTATTCATGGCGGGTCAGGACGATCGGATCAAGTGCGCAGTTTGCGTCGGGTTCATGACCACCTGGAGGGATTTTGTGTTGAACAAATCGGTCAATCACACCTGGATGACCTATGTCCCGTTGTTGCCGAATGAATTGGATTTTCCGGAGATCCTTGGCCTGCGCGTTCCCTTGCCCACGATGGTGTTGAACGATACGGAAGACGAGCTGTACACACTGGACGAAATGAAAAGTGCCGATAAAATACTGGCAGAAGTATACGCGAAAGCAGGAGCGACCGATCGCTACAAATGTAACTATTACCCTGGTCCACATAAATTCGATAAAAAAATGCAAGCCGATGCGTTTAATTGGTTTGATAAATGGCTCAAGGGGTAGGCAGTTTTTTTAAAAGCAACTATTAAAAGAAATAAAATGAGTACAAGCCGCAGAGAGTTTTTAAAAATTTCAAGCCTTACCGGCATGGGATTGGCCAGCACGTCGGTGCTGAAAGGTTATGATCATCTTCAGGAGGGTAATGCAAAGAAACCCGCTCCTCCGCATTTCAATATGTGCGGGTATGCGGCGCCGAAGATTGAAACGGTGCGGATCGGCTTTGTTGGTTTGGGAAACCGGGGCCCCGCGGCCGTCGAGCGAATGATGCATATTGAAGGGACCGATATAAAAGCTTTGTGCGATCTGCGGCCGGAGAAAGCTAAAGCTGTGAGACAAAAACTGGAAGGCACGATCCATCATCCCGAGGTTTATACCGGCAAGGAAGATGAATGGAAAAAAATGTGCGACCGCGCCGATATTGACCTGATCTATATTGCTACACCCTGGGCTTTGCACACGCCAATGGCGGTGTATGCGATGAACCACGGCAAACACGTGTGCGTTGAAGTGCCCTCTGCCAAAACACTGGAAGAGTGTTGGCAATTGGTAGAGACATCGGAGCGTACAAAAAAGCATTGCATTATCCTGGAGAACTGCTGTTATGACTTTTTTGAGCTGCTTACGTTGAACATGGCCCGCCAGGGTTTATTCGGAGAACTTGTCCACGGCGAAGGAGCCTACATTCACACGTTGCTGGAGAGTAATTTCTCCAAAGAAAAATATTATGACATGTGGCGCTTGAAAGAAAATCTGCGGAACGGCAATTTATATCCTACACATGGATTGGGACCGGTAGCACAAGCCCTGAACATCAACCGCGGCGATAAAATGGATTATCTCGTGGCGATGTCCGGCAACGATTTTCAAATGGCCGCCATGGCCAATGAATTGGCCGCCAAGGACGATTTCTTCAAGCCCTACGCCAACAAGAAGTTTCGCGGCAACATGAACACGACCACCATCCGCACCAACAAGGGCCGCACGATCATGTTGCAGCATGATGTGACGTCGCCCAATGTGTATTCGCGCATTCATAAGATCAGCGGAACAAAAGGCTCTTGCTTGAAATACCCGGAGCCGGGTAAGATCGCATTCGGTCATGAAGGTTGGGTAACCGATGAAGAATTTAAAAACCTGGAAAGTAAATACACCGCACCGATCGTCAGTAAAGTGGGCGAGATGGCAAAACAAGTAGGGGGTCATGGCGGTATGGACTTCCTGATGGACTGGCGCACGATCGACTGTCTGCGCAATGGTCTGCCCATGGACATGGACGTTTATGACGCGGCCCTTTGGAGCGCCATCGCTCCGTTGAGCGAGAAATCGGTTGCCAACCGTTCCAATTCAGTGGACATTCCTGATTTTACTTCAGGCTCCTGGAAAACAAATCAACCCGTTGACATTTCTCTGGTAACAGGCGGCACCACAAAAGTGATCATGTAATGGTAGAGCAAATTCATAAGACGCCCCCATCAACCTCACTGCAGTCGTCGCAGCGGCTACTGTCGCTGGATTTTATGCGGGGTTTCATCATGGTGCTCCTGGCCTTGGAAGCCAGCCGGCTCTTTGATACGCTTTTTGAAGCATCGGAAGGAAGCTTTACGCAGGGGGTGTGGCTCCAGTTCTTTCACCACCCCTGGCACGGCCTGCGGTTCTGGGATTTAATACAACCCGGTTTTATGTATATGGCCGGCGTAGCCCTGGCGTTGTCGTTGATCAAACAAGAAGCGACGGGAGTAACTTGGGAACAGTCGTTTAAGAAGATGCTGAAGCGTTCCGCAGGACTGCTGGCGTTCGGCGTGCTCAACTATGCCGTGCATGCCGACGGATTGCACCTGAGATTAACCAACGTGCTCACCCAGCTGTCGTTTACGTTGCTCGTTGCGTTCCTGATCTTTCGCTGGTCGGCCGTGGCTCAGATTGCGGTGTGTGTCGGCTTATTATTGCTTCGGGATGCATTGTATCACTTTACCAATATTCCCGGCTTTGATCAGCCTGACGTCAATCAGCATAATTTCGGTAATTATGTAGAACTGGTTTATTCGGGCCGCATTATCGAGGAGGGATGGGTCTCGATCAATTGTATCCCCACGGCGGTGCACACCATTGCCGGAGCGTTGACAGGCAAATTGCTCGTGTCGGGAAAGGAAAAAATAAAACCGATGCTCCTCTGGGCGATGATCTGTTTGATTGTCGGTCTGGGGTTGGATTTCGCAGGCATCAGTCCGGTGATCAAACACATTGCTACCTCTTCGTTTACGCTCGTCTCCCTGGGCATTTGTTTGGCCGCCTATGCGGGTTGCTATTGGTGGATCGATGTTTTGCAACACCGGAAATACCTCCAGTTCTTTGCCATCATTGGCATGAATTCGATCTTCATCTACCTGTTTTTCGCCATTGTCGGCTCACGCTGGTTCAATGACTATATCTTTGCCCTGGTCGGCGGATTGTTGACGCTGATCCACACACCGGTCGTACTCGGTGCGATCCTTTCATCCCTCTGCATCTTTGCACTCGAATGGGGATTGTGTTACTTTTTGTATAAAAAGAAAATATTTTTCAGGATATAGGATAATCTTTTTGACAGGTGATTTATAACAAGTTCTAAAAAATAAAACGCAAGAAATGGATATTAAAATAGCCGAGAATGCTTCTGAATTAGGAAGGAGCGCAGGAGCCGCAGCTGCACAAGCCATCCGCGAAGCCATTGCCTCGAAGGGAAGCGCCCATATTATTCTGGCCACAGGAACCAGCCAGTTCGAAACACTAAAGCAACTCATTTCAGAAAATATCGACTGGAGCAAAGTGGTCATGTTCCATTTGGATGAGTACATCGATTTGCCGGTAACACACCCGGCCAGTTTCAGAAAGTATCTGCAGGAGAAATTTATATCAAAAGTACCAGCGTTGAAGGCAGCCTATTTAATCAATGGCGAAGTAGATCCACAGGCCGAATGTGATCGTCTTGGAAAAGCCATAACCAGTCACCCGATTGATGTGGCCCTGGTGGGAATTGGGGAAAATGGTCATTTGGCATTTAATGATCCCCCGGCAGATTTCGCCACCGAGAAACCGTACATCATCGTGGAGCTTGATCAAGCCTGCCGGCAGCAACAATTGGGCGAGGGATGGTTTAAATCCTTGGAAGAAGTTCCTCCTCAGGCAATCAGTATGTCCGTAAAACAGATCTTAAAATCGAAAATAATCATTTGTTCGGTGCCCGATAGCCGCAAGGCAACGGCGGTGAAGAACACGGTAGAGCAAAAGGTCAGCAATCTTTATCCAGCCAGCATTTTACAACAGCATGCCGATTGCCGGTTATATTTGGATAAAAATTCAGCCGCCTTGCTTTCGAAGAATGCTTCACCCGTAGCCTAGTTTTATAGCACGAGATCAATCCCGGACAAATGACGAATAAAATAGAAGTCAGTTCCCTTACGAAAAGACAAACGATCATTTCTGTTCTTATCATTGGGTTGCTCTTTTTTATTTTTGGTTTTGTGTCCTGGGTGAATGCCATCCTGATCCCGTACTTCAAGATTGCCTGCGAACTCACCAGCAATTTCCAATCGTACCTGGTGGCCTTTGCGTTTTACATCTCGTATTTCATCATGTCGGTGCCCTCTTCCTACCTATTGAAAAAAGTAGGATTTAAAAAAGGGATGATGATCGGGTTTATGGCCATGGCCCTCGGCGCCTTTATTTTTGTGCCCGCCGCCTATACCCGCACCTATGAAATTTTCCTGCTCGGTCTTTTTACAATAGGAATAGGGTTGGCCATTCTCCAGACCGCCGCCAATCCCTA carries:
- a CDS encoding Gfo/Idh/MocA family protein, with product MSTSRREFLKISSLTGMGLASTSVLKGYDHLQEGNAKKPAPPHFNMCGYAAPKIETVRIGFVGLGNRGPAAVERMMHIEGTDIKALCDLRPEKAKAVRQKLEGTIHHPEVYTGKEDEWKKMCDRADIDLIYIATPWALHTPMAVYAMNHGKHVCVEVPSAKTLEECWQLVETSERTKKHCIILENCCYDFFELLTLNMARQGLFGELVHGEGAYIHTLLESNFSKEKYYDMWRLKENLRNGNLYPTHGLGPVAQALNINRGDKMDYLVAMSGNDFQMAAMANELAAKDDFFKPYANKKFRGNMNTTTIRTNKGRTIMLQHDVTSPNVYSRIHKISGTKGSCLKYPEPGKIAFGHEGWVTDEEFKNLESKYTAPIVSKVGEMAKQVGGHGGMDFLMDWRTIDCLRNGLPMDMDVYDAALWSAIAPLSEKSVANRSNSVDIPDFTSGSWKTNQPVDISLVTGGTTKVIM
- a CDS encoding acyltransferase family protein gives rise to the protein MVEQIHKTPPSTSLQSSQRLLSLDFMRGFIMVLLALEASRLFDTLFEASEGSFTQGVWLQFFHHPWHGLRFWDLIQPGFMYMAGVALALSLIKQEATGVTWEQSFKKMLKRSAGLLAFGVLNYAVHADGLHLRLTNVLTQLSFTLLVAFLIFRWSAVAQIAVCVGLLLLRDALYHFTNIPGFDQPDVNQHNFGNYVELVYSGRIIEEGWVSINCIPTAVHTIAGALTGKLLVSGKEKIKPMLLWAMICLIVGLGLDFAGISPVIKHIATSSFTLVSLGICLAAYAGCYWWIDVLQHRKYLQFFAIIGMNSIFIYLFFAIVGSRWFNDYIFALVGGLLTLIHTPVVLGAILSSLCIFALEWGLCYFLYKKKIFFRI
- a CDS encoding glucosamine-6-phosphate deaminase produces the protein MDIKIAENASELGRSAGAAAAQAIREAIASKGSAHIILATGTSQFETLKQLISENIDWSKVVMFHLDEYIDLPVTHPASFRKYLQEKFISKVPALKAAYLINGEVDPQAECDRLGKAITSHPIDVALVGIGENGHLAFNDPPADFATEKPYIIVELDQACRQQQLGEGWFKSLEEVPPQAISMSVKQILKSKIIICSVPDSRKATAVKNTVEQKVSNLYPASILQQHADCRLYLDKNSAALLSKNASPVA